A genomic stretch from Halorubrum salinarum includes:
- a CDS encoding cation diffusion facilitator family transporter, translated as MSLHTHEHDDEDRRQTTEQSTRRLAFVAVINFVGFAVELAGGLLFGSVALISDALHMLFDMLAYAMAFGASYTAERFQGGEAWSYGLHRLEPVAAFLNGVLLLPMVGYIVWKSYQRFLEPVAINPELTLIIATGGLLVNIGSVYVLQGDKMSLNERGAFYHLLGDAGGSVAVIVSTVAVAVFDLPIADPMAAVVIGLVVLASAGNVLRESTSILLERSPVSSEELQDELTTLDGVDQVEDLHVWQVCSQLTVATVRLIETATTLEEQREIRARVHDHLTDRRIDHATVEVVGRADPDTDPVGTTNHSH; from the coding sequence ATGTCCCTCCATACGCACGAGCACGACGACGAGGACCGGCGTCAGACGACAGAGCAGAGTACTCGACGGTTGGCGTTCGTGGCCGTTATCAACTTCGTCGGCTTCGCCGTCGAGCTGGCTGGTGGACTCCTGTTCGGTTCGGTGGCGCTCATCAGCGACGCACTCCACATGCTGTTCGACATGCTTGCGTACGCGATGGCGTTCGGGGCGAGCTACACCGCCGAACGATTCCAGGGCGGTGAGGCGTGGTCGTACGGTCTCCACCGACTGGAGCCGGTTGCGGCCTTCCTGAACGGGGTCTTGCTCCTTCCAATGGTCGGATACATCGTCTGGAAGTCCTACCAGCGGTTCCTTGAGCCGGTAGCGATCAATCCGGAGTTGACGCTGATCATCGCGACGGGTGGACTGCTGGTAAACATCGGCTCCGTGTACGTGTTACAAGGTGATAAGATGAGCCTCAACGAACGGGGCGCGTTCTACCACCTGCTCGGAGACGCCGGTGGCTCTGTTGCGGTAATCGTCTCGACTGTCGCTGTCGCAGTGTTCGATCTCCCCATCGCAGACCCTATGGCGGCCGTAGTCATCGGGCTGGTGGTGCTCGCGTCGGCCGGGAACGTTCTCCGGGAAAGCACCTCGATCCTGTTGGAACGGAGCCCGGTGTCGTCAGAAGAGCTTCAGGATGAATTGACGACACTCGACGGCGTCGACCAGGTTGAGGACCTCCACGTCTGGCAGGTGTGTAGTCAACTCACCGTCGCAACCGTCCGGCTCATCGAGACAGCGACCACTCTCGAAGAACAACGAGAGATCCGGGCGCGAGTTCACGATCATCTCACGGATCGAAGAATCGATCACGCAACCGTCGAGGTCGTCGGGCGTGCCGACCCCGATACCGACCCTGTCGGTACGACGAATCACTCCCACTAA
- a CDS encoding SpoIIAA family protein — MFEVLDETNEKIVAIRVGRGSRAGYRELYSLLVEKSDQHGRIHVYEEVPNWTFGTFLTHLHGVIPDLRYGPDFDIDRYAAVGDSRWATLLFDWWRVIRPIWPVAPDEMRYFDSIERERALDWLSEKG; from the coding sequence ATGTTCGAAGTGTTAGACGAGACGAACGAAAAGATCGTTGCGATTCGCGTCGGGCGGGGGTCGAGAGCAGGCTATCGAGAGTTGTACTCGCTACTCGTCGAAAAAAGTGACCAGCACGGACGCATCCATGTGTACGAGGAAGTTCCGAACTGGACGTTCGGGACGTTTCTCACACATCTCCACGGGGTGATTCCCGATCTCCGGTACGGCCCTGACTTCGATATCGACCGGTACGCCGCAGTCGGCGATTCGAGGTGGGCGACGCTGCTCTTTGACTGGTGGCGTGTCATCCGGCCGATCTGGCCGGTCGCGCCCGACGAGATGCGATATTTCGACAGTATCGAGCGCGAGAGAGCGCTCGACTGGCTTTCCGAGAAGGGATGA